The genome window GGTTGGTTTCATGACGCCACTACTCTCGCCGGAGGAAATCAGTGCTCAAGCGGCGACCTTGACCGGTTGGACCGTCGAAGGAAAAACCCTGAAATGGGAACACCGGTTTGCGGATTTTTTGGCCGCCATGAAGTTTGTCAATTCCCTGGTCGAACCAGCAGAACAAATGGGCCATCACCCCGATATTTTTATTTCCTACAATCGGGTAGTGATTACCTTGACGACCCACGACGCCGGCGGCCTGACCCAAAAAGACTTCGACCTGGCCCGCCAGATTAGTCAACTTCTGGCCAATTCATAAGCAGGTGGTATCCTATTTTACCGTTAGTGGCCTTTACAGGGGGATAACCTAGTCTTAAACTATTATCTTAGACGTTCCTACCATGGATGGGGGCGGTCTGACTCGTGGTTCATTGGTTGTCGTTAGGGTGTGAGGTGAACGATGATGAAGCAGAAGGAGTGGATGCTTAAGTCCTTAGCGGCGGGTGCGGTGGTAACGGGGCTGGTAGTGGCGGGTGAAGCCCAAGCC of Gloeomargarita sp. SRBZ-1_bins_9 contains these proteins:
- a CDS encoding 4a-hydroxytetrahydrobiopterin dehydratase, which codes for MTPLLSPEEISAQAATLTGWTVEGKTLKWEHRFADFLAAMKFVNSLVEPAEQMGHHPDIFISYNRVVITLTTHDAGGLTQKDFDLARQISQLLANS